Part of the Triplophysa rosa linkage group LG3, Trosa_1v2, whole genome shotgun sequence genome, ctcatcagaccaggcaacatttttccagtcttcaactgtccaattttggtgagctcgtgcaaattgtagcctctttttcctatttgtagtggagatgagtggtacccggtggggtcttctgctgttgtagcccatctgcctcaaggttgtgcgtgttgtggcttcacaaatgctttgctgcatacctcggttgtaacgagtggttatttcagtcaaagttgctcttctatcagcttgaatcagtcggcccattctcctctgacctctagcatcaacaaggcattttcgcccacaggactgccgcatactggatgtttttcccttttcacaccattctttgtaaaccctagaaatggttgtgcgtgaaaatcccagtaactgagcagattgtgaaatactcagaccggcccgtctggcaccaacaaccatgccacgctcaaaattgcttaaatcacctttctttcccattctgacattcagtttggagttcaggagattgtcttgaccaggaccacacccctaaatgcattgaagcaactgccatgtgattggttgattagataattgcattaatgagaaattgaacaggtgttcctaataatcctttaggtgagtgtatataatatttttttattctagtACTGTATACTTGCGTCacttatacactcacctaaaggattattaggaacaccatactaatacggtgtttgaccccctttcgccttcagaactgccttaattctacgtggcattgattcaacaaggtgctgaaagcattctttagaaatgttggcccatattgataggatagcatcttgcagttgatggagatttgtgggatgcacatccagggcacgaagctcccgttccaccacatccaaagatgttctatcgggttgagatctggtgactgtgggggccattctagtacagtgaactcattgtcatgttcaagaaaccaatttgaaatgatgcAAATGGAGCATGAACACTGGTAGAGTCATTGAAAATATATCGATTTTTACATTACATCTTTGACATCATTACTGAAAATCTCTCAggcatatacactcacctaaaggattattaggaacaccatactaatacggtgtttgaccccctttcgccttcagaactgccttaattctacgtggcattgattcaacaaggtgctgaaagcattctttagaaatgttggcccatattgataggatagcatcttgcagttgatggagatttgtgggatgcacatccagggcacgaagctcccgttccaccacatcccaaagatgttctatcgggttgagatctggtgactgtgggggccattctagtacagtgaactcattgtcatgttcaagaaaccaatttgaaatgattcgagctttgtgacatggtgcattatcctgctggaagtagccattagaggatgggtacatggtggtcataaagggatggacatggtcagaaacaatgctcaggtaggccgtggcatttaaacgatgcccaattggcactaaggggcctaaagtgtaccaagaaaacatcccccacaccattacaccaccaccaccagcctgcacagtggtaacaaggcatgatggatccatgttctcattctgtttacgccaaattctgactctaccatttgaatgtctcaacagaaatcgagactcatcagaccaggcaacatttttccagtcttcaactgtccaattttggtgagctcgtgcaaattgtagcctctttttcctatttgtagtggagatgagtggtacccggtggggtcttctgctgttgtagcccatctgcctcaaggttgtgcgtgttgtggcttcacaaatgctttgctgcatacctcggttgtaacgagtggttatttcagtcaaagttgctcttctatcagcttgaatcagtcggcccattctcctctgacctctagcatcaacaaggcattttcgcccacaggactgccgcatactggatgtttttcccttttcacaccattctttgtaaaccctagaaatggttgtgcgtgaaaatcccagtaactgagcagattgtgaaatactcagaccggcccgtctggcaccaacaaccatgccacgctcaaaattgcttaaatcacctttctttcccattctgacattcagtttggagttcaggagattgtcttgaccaggaccacacccctaaatgcattgaagcaactgccatgtgattggttgattagataattgcattaatgagaaattgaacaggtgttcctaataatcctttaggtgagtgtatgtagATGATGCTGAAAGTCATTGTTGTGTTGTGATTATttgaggttttatttcagaaaagcaaccgtTAGCCAAGATCTCAAGGTAAGAATGACACTACAATGATTACGTCTTACgagaaataaatgttcatttgataatgttttaaactgaaatgagacaacctcgatgacgtatgaCTCTAGtggacgcagccttcgaattgAATCGCAGCTTGTGTTAGCTCACAGATACCGCAGAGCAATATCTTATTAAATCagttataaaatacataaatatacgaatgtttaatttttttctgcctAAATACtgattatgatgttaatattcatatttctgTATCCTAAATACACATTTAGCTCCAAATTAGGCGAGCCACAATTTAGCTTTGGTAGCTTAGGTTTATGTGTTTCAGCCACATTCAGTCCAAACCCAGACTAAAAATTAATTACAGGAATGACACAGAACTAAAACATGAAAGCTACTTTACTGAATGAGATCAGTCGTAAAAGCATACCCAAACAACATTGTTGCTTTTAAAGAATAAGCTAAACTAGACATCTCCCTACAGACAAACGAtagttttacttttaaatttCGTTTTCTGTTCTTGTTCATCGTAACTTCGGTGAATCTGCTTATATTGTGGATTCATGCACAGACAATTGTTCAGCGGGTTTATCTGTAACTAAAACTCAACAAGATCACTCTGTTCAGATGATAAAGGGATACTCcgccaaaatgaaaattctgtcatcatttactcaccctcaagttgggCACCTTTGACGTTACCATTTCAGCTTTTCAAAGAtacccagaaatgtcagttgctaacctACTTTCAAATCCATTACTTCGTGTGCAACAGAACAAactttacaggtttggaacagaattttcattttgggtgggGAATTCCtataaattaaaagaaataaaatcttCTACGGCGCAATTTCCCATTTTACACAAACTGATTGTCAGCAattaatttttaaaagtttgggCAACTCGCATTTCTGTTCATAAACAGAAGTGTGCCACTTAGATCTGGGCTGATCCAGGCTTATTCTAGATCAAAACTGCCATTTGGGCGATGTTTCACGTCCTTTATATTAGTCCAACGACATTTTAACATTGAAATATGAACGCTGATTGCACCCAGCGTTCAAACCAAATCGGAAGCTCTTTATCTGAAAGAGTGGGTGGCTCTTAAAAGAGCCTTTGTGGTGTTAAACTTCAAGCGAGTTTATTTGGAGCTGGTGTACTTAGTCACGGCCTTTGTTCCCTCAGACACGGCGTGTTTGGCAAGCTCACCGGGCAACAGCAGACGAACGGCGGTCTGGATCTCTCTGGAagtgatggtggagcgtttgttGTAGTGAGCGAGACGAGATGCCTCACCCCCGATTCGCTCAAAGATGTCATTGACGAAAGAATTCATGATGCCCATGGCCTTCGATGAAATACCGGTATCAGGATGAACCTGCTTTAAGACTTTATACACATAGATAGCGTAACTCTCCTTCCTGGATCTCTTGCGCTTCTTTCCTGCCTTTCCGGCGGTCTTGATGACGGCCTTTTTAGAACCCTTCTTGGG contains:
- the LOC130552064 gene encoding histone H2B-like encodes the protein MPEPAKSAPKKGSKKAVIKTAGKAGKKRKRSRKESYAIYVYKVLKQVHPDTGISSKAMGIMNSFVNDIFERIGGEASRLAHYNKRSTITSREIQTAVRLLLPGELAKHAVSEGTKAVTKYTSSK